Below is a window of Uloborus diversus isolate 005 chromosome 3, Udiv.v.3.1, whole genome shotgun sequence DNA.
TTGTCATACACCAGCATTGAATGACAAATCTGATGTATAAGATGCTGCTGGAACtgtagaaatttttacgaaaaacaaACCCGATGCGGCTATTTTCGAAATGAAGGATGCGAAGTGGAAAAATTGTgaatcaaaataactttttcataTAATGGCTGAAGACATGATATCACACACCGTTAGAGAGACGAACTGATATGCTTCCCAAAAGAATGATAATTCTTTTCTGAGAGTGAATTCAAGCTGTTCCTAGTGTTATGTTTTATAGCCGTTATCACATTTTATCTCGTGAAAAAATGTATTGGGAAGATGCTCCAGATATATGCACAACATtagtaatgcaaaagaaaaaaatcaagaaaaaaatacagtgacatcAAACATTATCTTCATTTCAATGACAATTCCACAATCGACAAAAGAGATCGTTATTACAAAATTCGAtcattgtttgaaaaacttaatgtTGCTTTGCAgtagttttggagtttttttcagAGAATCTAACAATTGATGAAAGAATGGTGCGTTATTTTGGTAAACATAGCTGTAAGATGTTCATGAAAAACAAGCCAGTAAAATTTGGATACAAATTATGGATGCTGGCATCTTACGATGGCACTTTCAATATCATTCTCTATCAAGGAGCTCAtgaaaaatgtaacaaaacaCTTTCTCAACGCGTTgttgaaaatttactatcttgTGAAAAATCCTGCATTTCACAAGGTATACATGGATAACTTTTTTTACCTCCCATGGGTTACTTGTTCGATTGAAACAAAGGGAATTTTGTGCAACTGGGACTGTAAGAGACAAAAGGATGGCAGAATGTTCATTGAAGTCTGTGAAAGAGTTGCCTAAGACAGAAAGAGGTACTTCCGACGCAGCATTTCACTCTGCCAACGAAATTGCTGCTGTACGCTGGAATGATAATCGTGTCGTTTCTTTGATGagcaattttgaaaatacaaaagtaaaaaacaaagtagAACACTGGGTCAAGGAAGGCAGAAAAGAAGTCGATGTGCCATATTGTGTCACCACCtataacaaatataaaaatgGAATAGACCTTTTTGACAGTCATGCTgaagtttattttgcttcaatccaaggaaaaaagtggtattgGCCACTTTTCTTGAATTGCTTTGAAACAGCTCAAAATTGCAGCCTGGAACCTTTCTAAATTATTTTGTACGAGTGAATTACAAGATAGATTAGCCTTCTGAAGATCAGTAACTATCAGTTACTTAGATGAATCAATTCCAAGGAATAAGACAGCGCAGTTTATTGCTACAAAATAACAAAGAACTCCTTCATCCCAACAATGAACATATACTGGTAAAAAATGCTGATGGTCACCAAAGAAGATGCCAATTGAAAAATTGCAAGCGGAAACCAACAACTATATGCCAAAAATGAAATGTTGGACTTTGTTTAGTATGTTTTCCAaagtttaatttgtaattttttttcctcagaaggtaagataaaaatttgagatttttgtaGTGCTTTGGACCGTTGTCCTATTTATAGGACagcttgtattttttaaaatataaaagatattttcaaaatttttgttttatatgtcTAAACACATCCTAGTAATAATgtagttacaattaaaaaaaaatttgctgtcGCGTTCTATCAGTGGTCC
It encodes the following:
- the LOC129218947 gene encoding piggyBac transposable element-derived protein 3-like, whose product is MAECSLKSVKELPKTERGTSDAAFHSANEIAAVRWNDNRVVSLMSNFENTKVKNKVEHWVKEGRKEVDVPYCVTTYNKYKNGIDLFDSHAEVYFASIQGKKWYWPLFLNCFETAQNCSLEPF